The DNA sequence AAGCGGAACTTCGAGTGCCTTACGACCGTTTGTGGTAACACACTGTAAGAGCTTATTATCgcttgttgaaagaaaaacgggTCTGTTCTTTCAAAGATTCCAGGATCTGTACAGTTTCCTTTTCCATAAGACGAGGGCCTCCTAGTTTAAGTCGCCTGAAATAACgaatgaaattaatgttttcaggAAACCAACTGTGCAAGGTTAATAACGGTGgctgcagtcacttgtgccTACTGACTCCCGGTGGATATCAGTGCGCATGTCCCGATGGCTTAGCACTGGACTCCCAAGGGACGACTTGTGCGACAGGTATGAGTAGTCCAAGCGTACTCCTTTTAATTTGAGGCAGTCCTCAATAAAAGTTCTAGAGAGTTTTTGATTCAGAGCAGAAAAGAACCTTATGCATGgcataaaaatgaaagattagcACTCAAGGAAGTTCTTCAAATAGGTGCCTGCGTTCTCGACCTGGTAGCGGAGGTAGCGGAAATACAAGTACTAGATCATCCGGCTTTTGCCGTAATTGATAGCACCTGAGTGGAAAAAAGTATCTTTCCACCTGTGTTTGCTGCATGCAAATGCTTCTGGTCGAGTTCGACGGCGTCCGTACAGATCGCATCAGCGCTGCATCAACTGACACTTATCCACATTAACCGTTTATCGACATGGCTTCAGTAGTAACAACATCTGCTCTCTTTTCCAGGAGTGGAAGCAGGATGCGCCGAgccttgtttgattttcagtACGACTGACAAGATCAACGCAATGGAGTTGGCTACCTCAAAAACAGTCACCTTCGTAGCCAACCTCAGCCGAGCAGTTGCTCTGGATGTCCACGTTAGTGAGCGAACCATTTACTGGAGCGATATCAATCGACGAGTCATTCAACGTATGAACTTGACCTCTGGGGTAATCGAGAATATAATTACAGGCAATCTCGGTGTTGTCGATGGCCTTGCGATTGAATGGGACAGCGGTTTAATATACTGGACAGACTACACTTACAAAAGAGTGGAAGTTGCTACACTACATGGAAAACATCGGAAAGTACTCATCCAAGGCGGCCTGAGTAACCCTCGGGGATTAGCGCTTTATCCAAAGAAAGGGTAAGTACTCTGCCGCCTGCCTAGTTTCCTGAAACACCATCActttaaaaactttcttttgtcaaCAGCATGTCATTACTGACCGATGCATGGAAGATTTGCTGGACGTCAGTTAACGAGACTAAGATAGTCGTAACGTCTTTTCCAATTTCTTTCAGGTTCTTGTTCTTGACCGACTGGGGTTATTCATCACCCAAAATCGAGCGAGCCACCCTAGCCGGAACACAAAGGACAGTGCTCGTTGACCTCCGAAACGTCACCCAGTACTGGCCAAATGCCGTTATTGTGGATTATAGAGAAGATCGCATCTACTGGATTGACGCATGGATTGACGCTATTGAATCGTGCGACTTATACGGAAAGCACAGACGCAAGCTGACAAGTCCTCTTCATCCCTCTTTCAACATGCACCCCTTTGATTTGACTGTTTACGATGACATCCTCTACTGGAGTGACTGGAACACTGATTCCATCGAGAGACTCAATTGGACGACTGCTGCTTATCTAGGTGGTCTCGGTGTTTTGACATCTGACCGGGTTTTCGGGGTTGCATTACTTGACGACTCAAGGCAACCCGCATCAGCaggtaaacaaaatcaaataacaCCGGTGTCTCGAACTCCACAAAATCCTTTACATGAAACGTAGGGAACAAA is a window from the Acropora palmata chromosome 1, jaAcrPala1.3, whole genome shotgun sequence genome containing:
- the LOC141894523 gene encoding low-density lipoprotein receptor 1-like, translating into MELATSKTVTFVANLSRAVALDVHVSERTIYWSDINRRVIQRMNLTSGVIENIITGNLGVVDGLAIEWDSGLIYWTDYTYKRVEVATLHGKHRKVLIQGGLSNPRGLALYPKKGFLFLTDWGYSSPKIERATLAGTQRTVLVDLRNVTQYWPNAVIVDYREDRIYWIDAWIDAIESCDLYGKHRRKLTSPLHPSFNMHPFDLTVYDDILYWSDWNTDSIERLNWTTAAYLGGLGVLTSDRVFGVALLDDSRQPASAGKQNQITPVSRTPQNPLHET